The Cucurbita pepo subsp. pepo cultivar mu-cu-16 chromosome LG08, ASM280686v2, whole genome shotgun sequence genome contains a region encoding:
- the LOC111800674 gene encoding cytochrome b5-like has protein sequence MDSDPKVFVFDEVAKHNHQRDCWLIISGKVYDVTPFLEEHPGGDEVLLLAAEKDATDDFENVGHSLSAIEQMEKYYIGNVDMSTVPKPIDYRLAASQSVKATTSSAESSGSLLTLLQILVPLLIMGVAFYLQFYGKKQ, from the exons ATGGATTCGGATCCTAAGGTTTTTGTCTTCGACGAAGTGGCTAAACACAATCACCAGCGGGATTGTTGGCTTATAATCTCTGGAAAG GTATATGATGTGACCCCTTTTCTGGAAGAACATCCTGGAGGTGATGAAGTCTTATTATTAGCTGCGG AGAAAGATGCAACAgatgattttgaaaatgtggGTCACAGTCTATCTGCAATAGAGCAAATGGAAAAGTATTACATTGGCAATGTTGACATGTCTACGGTCCCAAAACCGATCGATTATCGACTAGCTGCATCCCAATCGGTGAAAGCAACGACGTCGTCGGCTGAATCTTCAGGATCCTTGCTAACACTACTGCAAATTCTGGTTCCCCTGCTGATTATGGGCGTTGCATTTTATCTGCAATTCTATGGCAAAAAGCAGTAA
- the LOC111800676 gene encoding auxin-responsive protein SAUR32-like — MGGGERGGRQPPAAVPRGCLAVKVGQRGEKQQRFVVPVMYFNHPRFMQLLKEAEEEYGFDQKGTITIPCHVEEFRHVQCMIDRENSFHRRHHHHQLHHHLGCFRVSF, encoded by the coding sequence ATGGGCGGCGGAGAGAGAGGAGGGCGGCAACCCCCCGCCGCCGTGCCGAGAGGGTGTTTGGCGGTGAAGGTGGGGCAGAGAGGGGAAAAGCAGCAGAGATTTGTGGTGCCGGTGATGTACTTCAACCACCCGCGGTTCATGCAACTGCTGAAAGAGGCGGAGGAGGAGTACGGTTTTGATCAGAAGGGGACTATCACCATTCCTTGCCACGTGGAGGAGTTTAGACACGTGCAGTGCATGATTGACCGGGAAAACTCCTTTCACCGCCGTCATCACCACCACCAACTCCACCACCACCTCGGTTGCTTTCGGGTTTCATTCTAA
- the LOC111800673 gene encoding uncharacterized protein LOC111800673, with amino-acid sequence MFNWVHSNFHYTPLKASRKKSESITKEAKRQGLAKQVDEMVDILDDWRINGRRLTIFFMGFDKSSKSTNYKPQYFNLKEGKRDKIVDDDDDDDDNDDLSPLMATTFPNNFDDNGEFCTQFDKSRVVVAIERHVARLRRRVTLADLLMADADGKPKLDLKENLPEVETADGSYFAKKPEMEAAPPETNLRKLMRKMTRRKIHTELDNDQMLGEKKMNHRSQTKWNGL; translated from the exons ATGTTCAACTGGGTTCACTCCAACTTCCACTACACCCCTCTTAAAG cttcaagaaagaaaagtgaATCTATCACAAAGGAGGCCAAAAGGCAAGGATTAGCAAAGCAAGTGGATGAGATGGTTGATATTCTTGATGATTGGAGGATCAACGGCCGTCGTCTtaccattttcttcatggGTTTTGACAAATCATCAAAATCCACAAATTATAAACCCCAATATTTCAATTTGAAGGAGGGAAAGAGAGACAAAATTGTTGATgacgatgacgacgacgacgacaatGACGATTTGAGCCCGTTAATGGCCACGACGTTCCCCAACAACTTCGACGACAATGGTGAGTTTTGTACTCAATTTGACAAGTCCCGAGTTGTTGTGGCCATCGAGCGACATGTCGCTCGACTCCGCCGGAGAGTGACGTTGGCGGATCTGCTCATGGCGGATGCAGATGGGAAGCCGAAGCTGGATTTGAAGGAGAATTTGCCGGAAGTTGAGACGGCCGACGGCTCCTACTTCGCCAAAAAGCCGGAGATGGAGGCGGCGCCACCTGAGACAAATCTCCGGAAA CTAATGAGGAAGATGACGAGGAGAAAGATTCATACCGAGCTCGACAATGACCAAATGCTCggagaaaaaaagatgaaCCATAGATCACAAACTAAATGGAATGGTCTTTGA